A genomic stretch from Pontivivens ytuae includes:
- a CDS encoding VOC family protein: protein MRLDHLQLAIPAGSEPACRTFWTDLIGLPEIEKPEPLRDRGGLWLRLGDIELHLGVDPDFTPATKAHPALAMDDIDRIAARLTAAGHAVTWDDALPDRRRFFTADPVGNRIEVLSFR, encoded by the coding sequence GTGAGGCTCGACCACCTGCAACTCGCGATCCCGGCAGGCAGCGAACCCGCCTGCCGGACCTTCTGGACCGACTTGATCGGCCTCCCCGAGATCGAGAAACCGGAACCGCTGCGCGACCGCGGCGGACTTTGGCTACGTCTCGGCGACATCGAACTCCACCTCGGCGTCGATCCCGACTTCACCCCGGCCACCAAGGCGCACCCCGCACTTGCAATGGACGACATCGACCGGATCGCTGCGCGCCTGACCGCGGCCGGTCACGCGGTAACGTGGGACGACGCGCTCCCCGATCGCCGCCGCTTCTTCACTGCCGACCCGGTCGGCAACCGCATCGAGGTCCTGAGCTTCCGCTGA
- the rlmJ gene encoding 23S rRNA (adenine(2030)-N(6))-methyltransferase RlmJ translates to MLSYQHAYHAGGPADVHKHVALARLLAAMTAAPAPLRYMETHAGRGLYDLAGPETAKTREAAEGIAVADLSGEVLEGVLAEVRAGFGPDAYPGSPVIAAHMLRDRDEMRLMELHPAEHAALAELLPGGGVERRDGYEGVLAHTGGRGLVLVDPSYEVKTEYAEAGAFVRALVARWPEVVVLVWYPVLRAGRHAELLAELEPLGAVVDEVSFRLKGGAGMLGSGLAAVNLPEGVRLSGPSDLRIWTKKKGGATA, encoded by the coding sequence ATGCTGAGCTACCAGCACGCCTACCACGCGGGCGGTCCTGCAGATGTGCACAAGCATGTGGCGCTGGCCCGGCTGCTCGCCGCGATGACGGCGGCCCCCGCGCCGCTGCGGTACATGGAGACGCATGCGGGGCGCGGGCTCTACGACCTCGCGGGGCCGGAGACGGCGAAGACGCGGGAGGCGGCGGAGGGGATTGCTGTCGCCGATCTCTCCGGCGAGGTGCTGGAGGGGGTGCTCGCCGAGGTGCGGGCGGGCTTCGGGCCTGACGCCTATCCCGGCTCCCCGGTGATCGCGGCGCACATGCTGCGGGATCGCGACGAGATGCGGCTGATGGAGCTGCACCCGGCGGAGCATGCGGCGCTCGCCGAGCTGCTGCCGGGTGGCGGGGTGGAGCGGCGGGACGGCTACGAGGGCGTGCTTGCCCATACCGGGGGCCGCGGGCTGGTGCTGGTCGATCCGTCCTACGAGGTGAAGACGGAATATGCGGAGGCCGGCGCCTTCGTCCGCGCGCTGGTGGCGCGGTGGCCGGAGGTCGTGGTTCTGGTCTGGTATCCGGTGCTGCGGGCTGGGCGGCATGCGGAGCTCTTGGCGGAGCTGGAGCCGCTCGGCGCGGTCGTCGACGAGGTGTCGTTCCGGCTGAAGGGCGGTGCGGGGATGCTCGGCAGCGGGCTTGCGGCGGTGAACCTGCCCGAGGGTGTGCGCCTGAGCGGACCGTCGGATTTGCGTATTTGGACAAAGAAGAAAGGCGGCGCGACCGCGTGA
- a CDS encoding PA0069 family radical SAM protein, with the protein MDDFFSDDIDAEARRGRGATRNLTGRFEPHTRHRTFDGWEVQGQDPLKTQVLDDHPRKIITKNQSPDVPFDRSINPYKGCEHGCVYCFARPTHTFLGLSAGLDFESRIFAKPEAATLLEKELRRPGYIPDVIAIGTNTDPYQPIEKERRIMRGILEVLDAFNHPVSIVTKGGLVMRDTDILGRMAARGLAKVAVSLTTLDAKLARRMEPRASAPNVRLRAIGALARAGVPTGFMMGPIIPALNDHEIEKVVDAGARAGATWTGYVTLRLPAEVSPLFRDWLDEHYPDRAHRIMAQVREMHGGKDYDAQWGKRMTGEGVYANLIARRYEAAMKRHGLRRRIAPLDCSRFAPPVRPGDQYALF; encoded by the coding sequence ATGGACGACTTCTTTTCCGACGATATCGATGCGGAGGCCCGGCGCGGGCGCGGCGCCACGCGCAATCTCACGGGACGGTTCGAGCCGCATACGCGGCACCGGACCTTCGACGGGTGGGAGGTGCAGGGGCAGGATCCGCTGAAGACGCAGGTGCTCGACGATCACCCGCGCAAGATCATCACGAAGAACCAGTCGCCCGACGTACCCTTCGACCGCTCGATCAATCCCTACAAGGGGTGCGAGCATGGCTGCGTCTACTGCTTCGCGCGGCCGACGCACACATTCCTGGGGCTCTCGGCGGGGCTTGATTTCGAAAGCCGGATCTTTGCCAAACCCGAGGCCGCGACGCTGCTGGAAAAGGAGCTGCGCCGCCCGGGCTACATCCCCGACGTGATCGCCATCGGGACGAACACCGATCCCTACCAGCCCATCGAGAAGGAACGGCGGATCATGCGTGGCATCCTCGAGGTGCTGGACGCGTTCAACCATCCGGTCTCCATCGTCACCAAGGGCGGGCTGGTGATGCGCGACACCGACATCCTCGGGCGGATGGCGGCGCGGGGGCTGGCGAAGGTCGCGGTCTCGCTGACGACGCTCGACGCGAAGCTTGCGCGGCGAATGGAGCCGCGTGCGAGTGCGCCGAACGTAAGGCTGCGCGCGATCGGCGCGCTGGCGCGGGCGGGGGTGCCGACGGGCTTCATGATGGGTCCGATCATCCCGGCGCTGAACGACCACGAGATCGAGAAGGTGGTCGACGCCGGTGCGCGCGCCGGCGCGACCTGGACGGGCTACGTGACGCTGCGGCTGCCCGCGGAGGTCTCGCCGCTGTTCCGCGACTGGCTCGACGAGCACTACCCCGACCGCGCGCACCGGATCATGGCGCAGGTGCGCGAGATGCATGGCGGCAAGGATTACGACGCGCAATGGGGCAAGCGGATGACCGGCGAGGGTGTCTACGCCAACCTGATCGCGCGGCGCTACGAGGCGGCGATGAAGCGGCACGGGCTGCGGCGGCGGATCGCGCCGCTCGATTGCTCCCGCTTTGCGCCACCTGTGCGGCCGGGGGATCAGTACGCGCTGTTTTGA
- a CDS encoding NAD-dependent succinate-semialdehyde dehydrogenase, producing the protein MNAHVKLANQQLYTTKSYINGEWVDGDGGKTFDVTNPANGEVIAQVADLGRPEVARAIDAADAAQAGWAAMLAADRAKLLMKWYDLIMAAQEDLATLITAEMGKPIKEARGEVAYGASFIQWFAEEAKRIYGDTVPQHQADKRIVVIKQPVGVVGSITPWNFPLAMITRKLAPGLAAGCCCVARPAELTPLTALALAELADKAGFPKGVLNVVTGSDSSAIGKELCENEKVKKITFTGSTRVGRILIEQCAPTVKKMSMELGGNAPFLVFDDADVDAAVEGAIACKFRNAGQTCVCANRIYVQSGVYDEFAEKLAKAVAKLKVGDGMDESTDIGPLIHDAGLQKVQDHLDDATSKGATIIQGGEKSDKGGTFFTPTVVKDMTQDMQIAQEETFGPVAPLWKFETEEEGIRLANDTIFGLASYYYTRDIGRAWRVGEALEYGIVGLNTGIISTEVAPFGGVKQSGLGREGSKYGIDEYLEMKYMCMGGV; encoded by the coding sequence ATGAACGCCCACGTCAAGCTCGCGAACCAGCAGCTCTACACCACCAAGTCCTACATCAACGGGGAGTGGGTGGACGGCGACGGGGGCAAGACCTTCGACGTGACCAACCCCGCCAACGGCGAGGTGATCGCGCAGGTCGCCGATCTCGGTCGACCCGAGGTGGCGCGCGCCATCGATGCTGCCGATGCCGCCCAGGCCGGCTGGGCCGCCATGCTCGCCGCCGACCGCGCCAAGCTCCTGATGAAGTGGTACGATCTCATCATGGCCGCGCAGGAGGATCTCGCCACCCTCATCACCGCCGAGATGGGCAAGCCGATCAAGGAGGCTCGCGGCGAGGTCGCCTACGGCGCCTCCTTCATCCAGTGGTTCGCCGAGGAGGCGAAGCGCATCTACGGCGACACCGTGCCCCAGCACCAGGCTGACAAGCGCATCGTCGTCATCAAGCAGCCCGTGGGCGTCGTCGGCTCGATCACCCCATGGAACTTCCCGCTTGCCATGATCACCCGCAAGCTCGCCCCCGGCCTCGCCGCCGGATGCTGCTGCGTCGCGCGCCCGGCGGAGCTCACCCCGCTCACCGCACTGGCCCTCGCCGAACTCGCGGACAAGGCGGGCTTCCCCAAGGGTGTGCTGAACGTCGTCACCGGCTCCGACAGCTCGGCCATCGGCAAGGAGCTCTGCGAGAACGAGAAGGTGAAGAAGATCACCTTCACCGGCTCCACCCGCGTCGGCCGCATCCTGATCGAGCAATGCGCCCCGACGGTGAAGAAGATGAGTATGGAGCTCGGCGGCAACGCCCCCTTCCTCGTCTTCGACGACGCGGATGTGGACGCCGCGGTCGAGGGCGCCATCGCCTGCAAGTTCCGCAACGCCGGTCAGACCTGCGTCTGCGCCAACCGCATCTACGTCCAGTCCGGCGTATACGACGAGTTCGCCGAGAAGCTGGCGAAGGCGGTGGCCAAGCTCAAGGTCGGCGACGGTATGGATGAGAGCACCGATATCGGCCCCCTCATCCACGACGCGGGGCTCCAGAAGGTGCAGGACCACCTCGACGACGCCACCTCCAAGGGTGCGACGATCATCCAGGGCGGTGAGAAATCCGACAAGGGCGGCACCTTCTTCACCCCCACCGTCGTCAAGGACATGACCCAGGACATGCAGATCGCGCAGGAGGAAACCTTCGGCCCCGTCGCCCCCTTGTGGAAGTTCGAGACGGAGGAGGAGGGCATTCGCCTCGCCAACGACACGATCTTCGGCCTCGCTTCCTACTACTACACCCGCGACATTGGCCGCGCCTGGCGCGTGGGCGAGGCGCTGGAATACGGCATCGTCGGCCTGAACACCGGCATCATCTCCACCGAGGTCGCCCCCTTCGGCGGCGTCAAGCAGTCGGGCCTCGGCCGCGAGGGCTCCAAGTACGGCATCGATGAGTACCTGGAGATGAAATACATGTGCATGGGCGGGGTGTGA
- a CDS encoding FAD-binding dehydrogenase, translating to MDADAIIVGGGLAGLVAACELIDAGKSVLIVDQEPEQHLGGQAFWSLGGIFLVDSPEQRRMGIRDSLELAKQDWAGSAGFDRNSDGWARRWADAYVEWAAGGKRDWLRERGIRFFPIVGWAERGGVTADGPGNSVPRFHITWGTGPGIIEPFVERVQDAAKAGKLRFAFRHRVDGLIVTNGVVEGVHGMTLAPDDAVRGGKTNREEVGAFELRAQTVLVSSGGIGGNHDLVRKNWPERLGKAPEFMVSGVPEHVDGRMLGIAEGHGVSVINQDRMWHYVEGVRNWDPIWPAHGIRILPGPSSMWFDASGERMPVPNFPGFDSLTALEHIGRTGQPYTWFVLTQGIIKKEFALSGSEQNPDLTGKSWRQVLGRAIGKKAMGPVEAFKEHGADFAVADTLEELVAGMNRVGEVPVPLDRLREQIEARDRNVDNPFTKDAQMAAVHAARNYRGDRLIRTAKPHRILDPANGPLIAVRLNVLTRKSLGGIETDLGSRALGQSGEPVPGLFAAGEAAGFGGGGVHGYRSLEGTFLGGCLFSGRAAGRTMAEAV from the coding sequence ATGGACGCGGATGCCATCATCGTCGGCGGGGGGCTCGCCGGGCTCGTCGCGGCGTGCGAGCTGATCGACGCCGGCAAGTCGGTGCTGATCGTGGATCAGGAGCCGGAGCAGCATCTGGGCGGGCAGGCCTTCTGGTCGCTGGGCGGCATCTTCCTCGTCGACAGTCCGGAGCAGCGGCGGATGGGCATCCGGGACTCGCTGGAGCTCGCCAAACAGGACTGGGCCGGATCGGCGGGCTTCGACCGCAACTCCGACGGCTGGGCGCGGCGCTGGGCGGACGCCTATGTGGAGTGGGCGGCGGGCGGCAAGCGGGACTGGCTGCGGGAGCGGGGCATCCGCTTCTTCCCCATCGTGGGCTGGGCCGAGCGCGGCGGCGTGACGGCGGACGGGCCCGGCAACTCCGTCCCGCGCTTCCACATCACGTGGGGCACCGGGCCGGGCATCATCGAACCCTTCGTGGAGCGGGTGCAGGACGCGGCCAAGGCCGGCAAGCTGCGCTTTGCCTTTCGCCACCGGGTGGACGGGCTGATCGTCACCAATGGCGTGGTCGAGGGGGTGCATGGCATGACCCTCGCGCCCGACGACGCGGTGCGCGGCGGCAAGACCAATCGTGAGGAGGTGGGCGCGTTCGAGCTGCGGGCGCAGACGGTGCTCGTCTCCTCCGGCGGGATCGGGGGCAACCACGACCTGGTGCGCAAGAACTGGCCGGAGCGGCTGGGCAAGGCGCCGGAATTCATGGTCTCCGGCGTGCCGGAACACGTGGACGGCCGGATGCTGGGGATCGCGGAGGGGCACGGCGTCTCCGTCATCAACCAGGACCGGATGTGGCACTACGTGGAGGGGGTGCGGAACTGGGATCCGATCTGGCCCGCCCACGGCATCCGCATCCTGCCGGGGCCGTCCTCGATGTGGTTCGATGCGAGCGGCGAGCGGATGCCGGTGCCGAACTTCCCCGGCTTCGACAGCCTGACGGCGCTGGAGCATATCGGGCGCACGGGTCAGCCCTACACCTGGTTCGTGCTCACGCAGGGCATCATCAAGAAGGAGTTCGCGCTGTCAGGCTCCGAGCAGAACCCGGACCTGACCGGCAAGAGTTGGCGGCAGGTGCTGGGCCGCGCGATCGGCAAGAAGGCGATGGGTCCGGTGGAGGCGTTCAAGGAGCACGGCGCGGATTTCGCGGTTGCCGATACGCTGGAGGAGCTGGTCGCGGGCATGAACAGGGTCGGCGAGGTTCCGGTGCCGCTCGACCGGTTGCGCGAGCAGATCGAGGCGCGGGACCGAAATGTCGACAATCCGTTCACCAAGGATGCGCAGATGGCGGCGGTGCATGCGGCGCGGAACTACCGCGGCGATCGGCTGATCCGCACGGCGAAGCCGCACCGGATCCTGGATCCCGCCAACGGGCCGCTGATCGCGGTGCGGCTGAACGTGCTGACCCGCAAGAGCCTGGGCGGGATCGAGACGGATCTTGGCTCGCGGGCGCTGGGGCAATCGGGCGAGCCGGTGCCGGGGTTGTTCGCGGCCGGGGAAGCCGCGGGCTTCGGCGGCGGCGGGGTGCACGGATACCGGTCGCTGGAGGGAACGTTCCTCGGCGGCTGCCTGTTCTCGGGCCGCGCCGCGGGGCGCACGATGGCCGAGGCGGTCTGA
- a CDS encoding ribonuclease HII: MTELPDPDFEARFGADGPVCGVDEVGRGPLAGPVVTAAVVLGPEAPEGLRDSKKLSLAARERLFDAILATCAVGIGRAEVAEIDEINILQASLVAMERAVAALPVRPALALIDGNRLPKALPCRGETVVKGDARSRAIAAASIVAKVTRDREMVALAQQHPHYAWETNMGYGTKAHLDGLAAYGVTPHHRRSFAPIHKILVQEDFLSP; this comes from the coding sequence ATGACAGAGCTTCCCGATCCCGATTTCGAGGCGCGCTTCGGCGCGGATGGTCCGGTCTGCGGCGTGGACGAGGTCGGCCGCGGGCCGCTCGCCGGGCCGGTGGTGACGGCTGCCGTGGTGCTGGGGCCGGAGGCGCCGGAGGGGTTGCGGGATTCCAAGAAGCTGAGCCTTGCGGCGCGCGAGCGGCTGTTCGACGCGATCCTCGCGACCTGTGCCGTGGGGATCGGACGGGCGGAGGTGGCGGAGATCGACGAGATCAACATCCTGCAGGCGAGCCTCGTCGCGATGGAGCGGGCGGTGGCGGCCTTGCCGGTCCGCCCGGCGCTGGCGCTGATCGACGGGAACCGGCTGCCGAAGGCGCTGCCCTGCCGGGGCGAGACGGTGGTGAAGGGGGATGCCAGGAGCCGGGCGATCGCCGCGGCCTCGATCGTCGCGAAGGTCACACGCGATCGGGAGATGGTGGCGCTTGCGCAACAGCATCCGCACTACGCGTGGGAAACCAATATGGGCTACGGCACCAAGGCGCACCTGGATGGGCTCGCCGCCTATGGGGTGACACCACATCATCGGCGGTCATTTGCGCCCATACACAAGATATTGGTTCAAGAAGATTTTTTAAGCCCTTGA
- a CDS encoding SDR family oxidoreductase: MTLDAPGARAISADMTFEERYGGGRALVFGGSGGIGGALVDRLNRCMAVETLSRSHNGLDVTVEESVANWAGKLTPGYSVIFDATGALEIDGYAPEKSIAAIEPEGMAAQFALNALGPALLLKHFVPLLAEDGPVLFASLSARVGSIGDNKIGGWISYRAAKAALNQVMHTAAIEIGRKRKEAVVVALHPGTVESDLTRKYLARHKSVTPAEAAENLVTVMGRLTPEQTGGFFDWAGERVEW; the protein is encoded by the coding sequence GTGACGCTGGACGCCCCCGGCGCGCGGGCCATTTCCGCCGACATGACTTTTGAAGAGAGATATGGCGGTGGGCGCGCGCTCGTCTTCGGCGGCTCCGGCGGGATCGGCGGGGCGCTGGTGGATCGGCTGAACCGTTGCATGGCGGTGGAGACGCTGAGCCGCTCGCATAACGGGCTCGACGTGACGGTCGAGGAGAGCGTGGCGAACTGGGCGGGTAAGCTGACGCCGGGCTACAGCGTGATTTTCGACGCGACCGGCGCGCTGGAGATCGACGGCTATGCGCCGGAGAAGAGCATCGCCGCCATCGAGCCGGAGGGGATGGCGGCGCAGTTCGCCTTGAACGCGCTGGGCCCGGCGCTGCTCCTCAAGCATTTCGTGCCGCTGCTGGCGGAGGATGGCCCGGTGCTGTTCGCCTCCCTGTCGGCGCGGGTGGGGTCGATCGGCGACAACAAGATCGGCGGGTGGATTTCCTATCGCGCGGCGAAGGCGGCGTTGAACCAGGTGATGCACACCGCCGCCATCGAGATCGGGCGGAAGCGGAAGGAGGCGGTCGTCGTGGCCCTCCACCCCGGCACGGTGGAGAGCGACCTGACGCGCAAGTACCTCGCCCGCCACAAGTCGGTGACCCCGGCGGAGGCGGCGGAGAACCTCGTCACCGTCATGGGCCGCCTGACACCGGAGCAGACCGGCGGCTTCTTCGACTGGGCCGGGGAGCGGGTGGAGTGGTAG
- a CDS encoding DUF1674 domain-containing protein: protein MTDDPEKKRRLSEAAARALAEAEERRKKAKPLDLPEELGGRDGPEPIRFGDWEKKGLTSDF, encoded by the coding sequence ATGACCGACGATCCCGAAAAGAAGCGCCGCCTGTCCGAGGCCGCCGCGCGCGCCCTCGCCGAAGCCGAGGAGCGCAGGAAGAAGGCGAAGCCCCTCGACCTGCCCGAAGAGCTCGGCGGCCGAGACGGGCCCGAGCCGATCCGCTTCGGCGATTGGGAGAAGAAGGGGCTGACGTCCGACTTCTAA
- a CDS encoding site-specific DNA-methyltransferase, with the protein MAIQQKKTETELPLDTILAGDCVARMQELPENSVDLIFADPPYNLQLKGELHRPDNSKVDAVDDHWDQFNSFAAYDRFSREWLAAARRILKPDGAIWVIGSYHNIFRVGAALQDAGYWILNDVVWRKSNPMPNFRGKRLTNAHETMIWAAKSDSGKYTFNYEALKALNEGVQMRSDWVLPICSGGERLKDAAGNKAHPTQKPESLLHRVLVASTKPGDVVLDPFFGTGTTGAVAKRLGRHFIGIEREEEYRAVAEARIEAIRRYDRDALQVTQSKRAEPRVAFGTLVERGLLPVGAELRSLNGRHRAKVRADGTLIAHDTKGSIHQVGAVLEGAPSCNGWTYWTFRKGGDWVPIDVLRQQVRAEMSPA; encoded by the coding sequence ATGGCCATTCAGCAGAAGAAGACCGAAACCGAGTTGCCGCTGGACACGATCCTGGCGGGCGATTGCGTTGCACGGATGCAAGAGCTGCCCGAGAACTCGGTCGATCTGATCTTCGCGGATCCGCCCTACAACCTTCAGCTCAAAGGGGAATTGCACCGCCCCGACAACTCCAAGGTCGATGCAGTCGATGACCATTGGGACCAGTTCAACAGCTTCGCCGCCTATGACCGCTTCAGCCGGGAGTGGCTGGCCGCCGCGCGGCGCATCCTGAAGCCGGACGGCGCGATCTGGGTGATCGGCTCCTACCACAACATCTTCCGCGTCGGGGCTGCCCTGCAGGATGCGGGCTACTGGATCCTCAACGACGTGGTCTGGCGCAAGTCGAACCCGATGCCGAACTTCCGCGGCAAGCGGCTGACCAACGCGCATGAGACGATGATCTGGGCGGCGAAATCCGACAGCGGCAAGTACACCTTCAACTACGAAGCGCTGAAGGCGCTGAACGAGGGCGTGCAGATGCGCTCCGACTGGGTGCTGCCGATCTGCTCGGGCGGGGAGCGGCTGAAGGATGCCGCAGGCAACAAGGCGCATCCGACGCAGAAGCCCGAGAGTCTGCTGCACCGGGTGCTCGTCGCCTCGACGAAGCCCGGCGACGTGGTGCTCGACCCGTTCTTCGGGACCGGGACGACGGGTGCGGTGGCCAAGCGGCTGGGCCGGCACTTCATCGGGATCGAGCGCGAGGAGGAGTACCGCGCGGTGGCCGAGGCCCGGATCGAGGCGATCCGGCGCTACGACCGCGATGCATTACAGGTGACGCAATCGAAGCGGGCCGAGCCGCGCGTCGCCTTCGGAACGCTCGTGGAGCGGGGATTGCTGCCGGTGGGGGCCGAGCTGCGTTCGCTCAACGGGCGTCATCGGGCGAAGGTGCGGGCCGACGGCACGCTGATCGCCCATGACACCAAGGGGTCCATTCACCAGGTCGGTGCGGTTTTGGAGGGCGCACCGTCCTGCAATGGGTGGACCTACTGGACCTTCCGCAAGGGAGGCGACTGGGTGCCCATCGACGTGCTGCGCCAGCAGGTGCGCGCAGAGATGTCGCCCGCCTGA
- a CDS encoding SAM-dependent methyltransferase: MDGGVEMTSGTIFDLLRVVLRDAGRIGDLHPRLKALLRMRGVLYRFADRNGLLRARANVAHHYDLSSDLYELFLDRDRQYSCAYFPTPDIGLETAQQLKKRHIAAKLCLDRPDLEVLDIGCGWGGMGRYLAEIGGAQVTGVTLSEEQHAYATAVSADRGLAGRTDYRLQDYRKLNMSFDRIVSVGMFEHVGAAGYTTFFGKVAEMLRPDGVMLLHTIGQTGSPTATNPFIRKYIFPGGYIPSMSEMLPHIERAGLVVTDVEILRLHYAETLKAWRERFAAHRAEAEQLYDERFCRMWEFYLAASEASFRWREQVVFQLQLAHRQDAVPVTRDYIAAAETVLAEREAAAGRLPLAGE; this comes from the coding sequence ATGGATGGCGGGGTCGAGATGACCTCGGGCACGATCTTCGACCTGTTGCGGGTGGTGCTGCGCGATGCGGGGCGGATCGGCGATCTGCACCCGCGGCTGAAGGCGCTGTTACGCATGAGGGGCGTGCTCTACCGCTTTGCCGACCGGAACGGGCTGCTGCGGGCGCGGGCCAACGTGGCCCATCACTACGACCTGTCATCGGACCTCTACGAGCTCTTCCTCGATCGCGACCGGCAGTATTCCTGCGCCTATTTCCCGACGCCCGATATCGGGCTGGAGACGGCGCAGCAGCTCAAGAAGCGGCACATCGCGGCGAAGCTGTGCCTCGACCGGCCGGATCTGGAGGTGCTCGACATCGGCTGCGGCTGGGGCGGGATGGGCCGCTACCTGGCGGAGATCGGCGGGGCGCAGGTCACGGGGGTCACGCTTTCGGAAGAGCAGCACGCCTATGCGACGGCGGTGAGTGCAGACAGAGGGCTAGCAGGCCGGACGGACTACCGGCTGCAGGATTACCGCAAGCTCAACATGAGCTTCGACCGGATCGTGTCGGTCGGCATGTTCGAGCATGTGGGCGCGGCCGGGTACACGACATTCTTCGGCAAGGTGGCCGAGATGCTGCGGCCCGATGGCGTGATGCTGCTGCACACGATCGGGCAGACGGGATCGCCCACCGCGACCAACCCGTTCATCCGCAAGTACATCTTCCCCGGCGGCTACATCCCGTCGATGAGCGAGATGCTGCCCCATATCGAGCGAGCGGGCCTCGTCGTGACGGATGTCGAGATCCTGCGGCTGCATTATGCCGAGACGCTGAAGGCCTGGCGCGAGCGCTTCGCGGCGCATCGGGCGGAGGCGGAACAGCTCTATGACGAGCGGTTCTGCCGGATGTGGGAGTTCTATCTCGCCGCCAGTGAAGCATCGTTCCGCTGGCGCGAGCAGGTCGTCTTCCAGCTACAGCTCGCGCACCGGCAGGACGCGGTGCCGGTCACCCGCGACTACATCGCCGCGGCCGAGACCGTGCTGGCCGAGCGCGAGGCCGCCGCCGGGCGGCTGCCGCTCGCGGGTGAGTGA
- a CDS encoding cryptochrome/photolyase family protein — protein MSDAPRLILILGDQLSPDIAALRAADPGRDVVVMAEVRDEGTYVPHHAKKIALILAAMRHFAAELVDHGWRVAYTRLDDPENRHAISKELMRRAEEYGAEEVIATAPGEWRLRSLLDHTPLKIRQLADDRFVSSEEEFAAWAEGRKSLRMEYFYREMRRKTGLLMDGDQPEGGKWNYDHDNRKPAEADLFMPQPLHHQTDDITREVLELVEREFPETFGQLRPFWFATTREGAEAAAEWFMSEALPRFGDYQDAMLEGERFLYHSLLSFYLNVGLLDPIALCRAAEDEYRAGNAPLNAVEGYIRQIIGWREFIRGIYFLEGPDYPQRNGLEATRKLPDFYWTGDTDMACVRAAVTQTIEEAYAHHIQRLMVTGNFALIAGLSPQEVGEWYLAVYADAFEWVESPNVVGMILFADGGMVASKPYAASGAYINRMSDHCKGCHYSVSKKSGEGACPFNPLYWDFLNRHRERFQGNPRMAQMYRTWDRMAEDKRKASEESAAAILAKLDAGERI, from the coding sequence ATGAGCGACGCGCCGCGGCTGATCCTGATCCTCGGCGACCAGCTCTCCCCCGATATTGCCGCCCTGCGCGCGGCCGATCCCGGCCGCGACGTGGTGGTGATGGCCGAGGTGCGGGACGAGGGCACCTACGTGCCCCACCACGCCAAGAAGATCGCGCTGATCCTCGCGGCCATGCGCCATTTCGCGGCGGAGCTTGTCGATCATGGGTGGCGCGTCGCCTATACCCGCCTCGACGATCCGGAAAACCGGCACGCGATCTCCAAGGAGCTGATGCGGCGGGCGGAGGAGTACGGGGCCGAGGAGGTCATCGCCACGGCGCCCGGAGAGTGGCGGCTGCGGTCCCTGCTCGACCACACGCCGCTGAAGATCCGGCAACTCGCGGACGATCGCTTCGTCAGCTCCGAGGAGGAGTTCGCGGCCTGGGCCGAGGGGCGCAAGAGCCTGCGGATGGAGTATTTCTACCGCGAGATGCGGCGGAAGACCGGCCTGTTGATGGACGGGGACCAGCCCGAGGGCGGGAAGTGGAACTACGACCACGACAACCGCAAGCCGGCCGAGGCGGATCTCTTCATGCCGCAGCCGCTCCACCACCAGACCGACGACATCACGCGGGAGGTGCTGGAGCTCGTCGAGCGGGAGTTTCCCGAGACTTTCGGCCAGCTCCGCCCCTTCTGGTTCGCCACCACGCGGGAGGGGGCGGAGGCCGCCGCCGAGTGGTTCATGAGCGAGGCCCTGCCCCGCTTCGGCGACTACCAGGACGCGATGCTGGAGGGGGAGCGGTTCCTCTACCACTCGCTGCTGAGCTTCTACCTCAATGTCGGGCTGCTCGATCCCATCGCGCTCTGCCGGGCGGCGGAGGACGAGTACCGCGCGGGCAATGCACCGCTCAACGCAGTGGAAGGCTATATCCGGCAGATCATCGGCTGGCGGGAGTTCATTCGCGGGATCTACTTCCTGGAAGGACCCGACTATCCGCAGCGCAACGGGCTGGAGGCGACGCGCAAGCTGCCGGACTTCTACTGGACCGGCGACACCGACATGGCCTGCGTGCGAGCGGCCGTGACCCAGACCATCGAGGAGGCCTATGCCCACCACATCCAGCGGCTGATGGTGACGGGGAACTTCGCGCTGATCGCGGGGCTGTCGCCGCAAGAGGTGGGCGAGTGGTATCTCGCGGTCTATGCCGATGCCTTCGAGTGGGTTGAGAGCCCCAACGTGGTCGGCATGATCCTGTTCGCGGACGGGGGAATGGTCGCCTCCAAGCCCTATGCCGCGTCCGGCGCCTACATCAACCGGATGTCGGACCACTGCAAGGGCTGCCACTATTCGGTCAGCAAGAAGTCGGGTGAGGGTGCGTGCCCGTTCAACCCGCTCTACTGGGACTTCCTCAACCGGCATAGGGAGCGGTTCCAGGGCAATCCGCGGATGGCGCAGATGTACCGGACCTGGGACCGGATGGCCGAGGACAAGCGGAAGGCGAGCGAGGAGAGCGCGGCCGCGATCCTCGCCAAACTGGATGCGGGCGAGCGGATCTAG